Part of the Tidjanibacter massiliensis genome is shown below.
AAATCATCGTCGAGCTGAAAGACAAGGCGACCGGACTGGGCAGTACCGGAACGGGCTCGCCCGCGCAGACCACCGCAGCCGGAACGGACGAAACCCGCACCGAAGCGACAGCGGCTCTCACGATGCTGGGATTCGGCAAGGCGGCTTCCGAAAAAGCCGTACAATCCATCCTGAAGGAGACCCCCTCCGCAGGGGTGGAGGAGGTCATACGCCTCGCACTCAAGAAACTGTAACCGAACGGACTTCAAAACGACAGACCATGAACATGAAAGGACTCATCGCAGCAACGCTCGTCGTCATCGTCCCCGCCTCCCTGCACGCGCAGGAGCCGCTCATCCCGCAAAACTTCCTGCAAACCGCCCCGGAAGCCTATTACCATTACGAGCCAAACGTTTTGGAGTGCGTCGAATGGCTGACGGAAACCCCTCTCGAAGCCGACAGTTTCGACCGCCGGACAATCGGCAAATTCATCGACACCTGGCTTCGAGAGACACCGAGTATCCGGATAAGCCTCGACCCGACACTCACCGCGTTCCTCGACGACGCCAAATACTTCGAGGAACAGATGACCGTTTATACAGGCGGGTATGCAGCCGGATTACTCGAACTGAAAAGCGAAAACGGCACGCTCGGCAAAATGACGCTCTCTCCGCGCGGTCTGTCGGACGAAGACCGGACCGCAGGGGCCACGCGGGCCATCGAATATTCGATAGCGTTTTACGACCGGAACCGCGACCTGCTGGGACGGAACGGAAAACTCGAACGACTCAAAAAGATGCAGGAAAAGGGTACGCTCCGCCAATACGTCGAAGCGAACCTCTACCGCCCGGACGACAAATAACCCGGCACTCGCCGCATCCGACGGTACCGGATACGTAACGGAGTTCCGGCCCGGCACCGAAGCGGACGATAAAAGGCGGCACCCCTGTATGGGGTGCCGCCTTCCTTTTCAAGTTCTTCCGGGCCAGGGCGATTCGGGAACGTCCGCGAAAACGGGGACAACCGCTCCGGCGACGCACCTTCGCGGGTCATCGGACCCTACCGGCCTCGCCGGAACCCGTTACAGCGCCTGTATCGAGGTGACCTCCACCCCGGGGGCTATCTTACCCACAAGGCCCTGAAGTACCTTGCCGGGACCGAGTTCGGTGAAAGAAGCGGCACCGTCGGCCACCATGTTGCGCACGATTTGCGTCCAGCGCACCGGCGCGGTGAGCTGTGCGATGAGGTTCGCCTTGATTTCAGCCGGGTCGGTATGCGGCAGCGCATCCACATTCTGGTAAACGGGACAGGACGGAGCCACGATAACCGCCTCCTCGATGGCACGGCTGAGCTCCTCGCGGGCCGGCTCCATGAGCGGCGAATGGAACGCACCGCCCACGGCGAGTTTCATCGCCCGTTTCGCACCCGCGGCCTTGAGCGCCTCGCACGCCCGCTCCACACTCTCGTTGGAACCCGATATGACGAGCTGGCCGGGGCAGTTGTAGTTGGCCGGCACCACCACGCCCTCGGTTTCTGCGCATATCCGCTCTACCGTCTCGTCGGGCAGGGCAAGCACGGCAGCCATGGTCGAAGGATTGATTTCACAGGCACGCTGCATGGCGAGCGCACGTTTGGAGACCAGCTTCAGCCCCTCCTCGAAGCTGAGCGCACCGGTAGCCACCAGCGCACTGAATTCGCCGAGCGAATGTCCCGCAGCCATGTCGGGCACGAACGCCGCACCGAGGCTCTTGGCCAGAATGACCGAATGGAGGAAAATGGCCGGCTGCGTCACCCGCGTCTGTTTCAGCTCCTCGTCCGTACCGGCGAACATGATGTCCGTAATGCGGAAACCGAGTATCTCGTTGGCTCGCTCGAACAGCTCCTTCGCCTCGGGAATGTTGTCGTAAAGGTCTTTACCCATGCCCACGAACTGGGCCCCCTGTCCGGGGAAAACGAATGCCTTTTTCATTGCATATTGTGTGTTAGATTGATAACAGCGTTACGGGACAAAAATAGTCAAAATAATCCATACCGCTGCACATCGTCCGCTGCTGCCGGGCAACAAACAGCATAACAGCATCTTAACAAAAACAAAAAGAAGACGATTAGGAATTGAGGCGAATTTTTGCTAAAATTGCAAGCTGATTCCATAATTTACATGTATTCTTCCCCGACAGGAGGCCAAACCTTCGCAACATGCTGACAGCCATCGTATCCATCCTATACTACCTCGTCCTGCTGGCGTGGTCGCTCGCCTACTTCGTCTTCATGCTCCTGCTTTTCGCGCTCACCGTGGCGTTCGACCGGGAACGGAAGGCGCTCCATGCGGCGTCGCGTTTCTGGGCACGGAGCATTTTCTTCCTGAACCCGCTCTGGCGGCTCCGCGTGGAAGGAAGGGAACACATCGACCCGAAAGGCGCCTACGTGGTGACGGTCAATCACCAATCCATGGTGGACATCCCGCTGATGTACGTGCTGCCGAAGATTAACTTTAAATGGGTGGCCAAAAGCGGCGTCTACAAATGGCCGCTGTTCGGGGTGGTGCTGTGGCTGCACGGCGACATCACGGTGGACGACAGGGGCTCGGTACGCAAGACGCTCGGATTCATGTCCAAAGGACTCGAACACCTGCACCGCGGCACCTCGGTCATCATCTTCCCGGAGGGCTCGCGCAGCCGCGACGGGGAGGTGCACAACTTCAAGGAGGGTGCTTTCCTGCTCGCGCGGGAGGCGGGAGTTCCCATCCTGCCGTGTGTCATCGACGGAGCCAAAACGTTCATCAAGGGATGGCGGGTACGGTGCAACACCTTCACCGTGCGCATCACCCCGCCCGTACCCGCCGGAAAGGTGGCGGAGACCCCCGTCCGGGAGGTACTCGCCGAAGTACGGGAACGGACCGTCAGCGAACTGGCCGCCATCCGCGGCCGGGAGAAGAAAACCGAAAAGGAGCGATAACCATTCATGGCAGAGAACCGGAATACCAACGCATCGACTTACAACGACGACAGCATCCAGACGCTGGCATGGAACGAACACATCCGGCAGCGACCGGGCATGTACGTGGGCCGCTTCGGCGACGGCAGCCAGTCCGACGACGGCATGTACGTGCTCATCAAGGAGGTGATGGACAACTCCATCGACGAATACATGATGGGGCACGGCAAAACCATCGAGGTGACCATCGAGGGACGCCGCGTCACCATCCGCGATTACGGACGCGGCATACCGCTCAACAAACTCGCCGATGCGGTATCGAAGATGAACACCGGCGGCAAGTTCGAGGACAGCACCACGTTCCGCAAGTCGGTCGGACTGAACGGCGTCGGCGTAAAGGCGGTGAACGCCCTCTCCAGCGAATTCACCGTCCGCAGCGTGCGCGACGGCCAGGCCCGCACGGTCAGCTTCTCGCGCGGCTACGAGCTCTCGGACCGCTGGGAGGAGGGGGTGCAGGAAAAAAACGGTCTGTGGGTGAGCTTCGTCCCCGACGACGACGAAAAGATATTCGGCAACTACGCCTACAACTACGAGTTCGTGGAACCCATGTTCCGCCGCTATACCTATCTCAATCCGGGGCTGACGGTGAAGTTCAACGGCAAGGCCTTTCTTTCGAAGAACGGTCTGCTCGACCTGCTCAACGACAACCTTTCCGAGGAGCCGCTCTACCCGCCCATCCACCTGACGGGCGAGGACATCGAGGTAGTCATCACCCACGGCAGCGGCTACGGCGAAACCTACTACTCGTTCGTGAACGGCCAGTACACCACACTGGGAGGCACTCACCAGGCGGCTTTCCGGGAGGCGGTGGCGAAAACCGTCAAGGAGTTCTACAAGAAAGACTACGACCCGGCCGACGTGCGCACCTCCATCATCGCGGCGCTCAGCATCAAGGTCGAAAATCCCATGTTCGAGAACCAGCCCAAGACCAAGTTCGGCTCGAAGGACGTGGCCGAGGGAGGCCCATCGGTGCGCAATTTCATCATGGATTTCGTCAAGGAGCGGCTGGACGACTACCTGCACATGCACCCCGAGACGGCCGATGCGCTGGGCAAGAAGGTGGCCTCCAACGAGAAGGAACGCAAGGCCATATCGGGCGTCCAGAAGAAGGCGCGCGAAATGGCCAAGAAGGTGAGCCTCAACAACAAGAAACTGCGCGACTGCAAGATACACCTGAGCGACGAAAAGAACGACCGCCGGTTCGACACCATGATTTTCATTACGGAAGGCAACTCGGCGAGCGGTTCCATCACCGCCAGCCGTGACGTACAGACGCAGGCGGTCTTCTCGCTCCGCGGCAAGCCCCTCAACAGCTTCGGACTGACCAAGCGGGTGGTCTACGAGAACGAGGAGTTCAACCTGCTCCAGGCGGCGCTCAACATCGAGGAGGACATCGGCAACCTGCGATACAACAAGGTCATCATCGCCACCGATGCCGACGTGG
Proteins encoded:
- the fabD gene encoding ACP S-malonyltransferase, with the translated sequence MKKAFVFPGQGAQFVGMGKDLYDNIPEAKELFERANEILGFRITDIMFAGTDEELKQTRVTQPAIFLHSVILAKSLGAAFVPDMAAGHSLGEFSALVATGALSFEEGLKLVSKRALAMQRACEINPSTMAAVLALPDETVERICAETEGVVVPANYNCPGQLVISGSNESVERACEALKAAGAKRAMKLAVGGAFHSPLMEPAREELSRAIEEAVIVAPSCPVYQNVDALPHTDPAEIKANLIAQLTAPVRWTQIVRNMVADGAASFTELGPGKVLQGLVGKIAPGVEVTSIQAL
- a CDS encoding lysophospholipid acyltransferase family protein, which produces MLTAIVSILYYLVLLAWSLAYFVFMLLLFALTVAFDRERKALHAASRFWARSIFFLNPLWRLRVEGREHIDPKGAYVVTVNHQSMVDIPLMYVLPKINFKWVAKSGVYKWPLFGVVLWLHGDITVDDRGSVRKTLGFMSKGLEHLHRGTSVIIFPEGSRSRDGEVHNFKEGAFLLAREAGVPILPCVIDGAKTFIKGWRVRCNTFTVRITPPVPAGKVAETPVREVLAEVRERTVSELAAIRGREKKTEKER
- a CDS encoding DNA topoisomerase IV subunit B, whose amino-acid sequence is MAENRNTNASTYNDDSIQTLAWNEHIRQRPGMYVGRFGDGSQSDDGMYVLIKEVMDNSIDEYMMGHGKTIEVTIEGRRVTIRDYGRGIPLNKLADAVSKMNTGGKFEDSTTFRKSVGLNGVGVKAVNALSSEFTVRSVRDGQARTVSFSRGYELSDRWEEGVQEKNGLWVSFVPDDDEKIFGNYAYNYEFVEPMFRRYTYLNPGLTVKFNGKAFLSKNGLLDLLNDNLSEEPLYPPIHLTGEDIEVVITHGSGYGETYYSFVNGQYTTLGGTHQAAFREAVAKTVKEFYKKDYDPADVRTSIIAALSIKVENPMFENQPKTKFGSKDVAEGGPSVRNFIMDFVKERLDDYLHMHPETADALGKKVASNEKERKAISGVQKKAREMAKKVSLNNKKLRDCKIHLSDEKNDRRFDTMIFITEGNSASGSITASRDVQTQAVFSLRGKPLNSFGLTKRVVYENEEFNLLQAALNIEEDIGNLRYNKVIIATDADVDGMHIRMLIMTFFLQFFPDVIRNNHLFVLQTPLFRVRNKKETIYCYNEEERQRAVNRLGPNPEITRFKGLGEISADEFKEFIGENMRLEQVRLTKEDPIHDMLEFYMGKNTSDRQEFIINNLRIEADYIDELI